The Apibacter raozihei genome contains a region encoding:
- a CDS encoding SDR family NAD(P)-dependent oxidoreductase translates to MKDIFENKVIWIVGASSGIGEALAVYFNQLGSKIILSARREEELLRIKNSTLFPENNKILPLDLFDSSDFNEKTKEAFSFYNTVDYVFLNGGTSSRGSVAETNIEVYRKMMDLNFFSYVELTKEILPYFNKQKHGHFIVTSSTMGKIGSLGRSAYASSKHALHGFYDCLRAEVTPQNIYVTLLTPGYIATNISYNSLMPDGSPRKEMSENIKNGLPVAKAARQIAKGVKKKKNEIFIGKKLGVEHLSLFLMRFFPGILHKAVRAFPPK, encoded by the coding sequence ATGAAAGATATATTTGAAAATAAAGTTATTTGGATTGTTGGTGCATCTTCGGGTATCGGTGAAGCTCTGGCTGTATATTTTAATCAATTAGGCAGCAAAATCATCTTGAGCGCCCGAAGGGAAGAAGAGCTTTTACGAATTAAGAACTCAACTTTATTTCCAGAGAATAATAAAATTCTGCCACTAGATTTATTTGATTCTTCTGATTTTAATGAAAAAACAAAAGAAGCTTTTTCATTTTATAATACTGTTGATTACGTATTTCTAAATGGGGGAACAAGTTCCAGAGGTTCTGTTGCGGAAACGAATATTGAAGTTTATAGGAAAATGATGGATTTGAATTTTTTCAGCTACGTAGAATTAACTAAAGAAATCCTCCCTTATTTTAATAAGCAAAAACATGGTCATTTTATAGTCACAAGTAGCACAATGGGTAAGATAGGCTCACTTGGGCGATCGGCTTACGCTTCTTCTAAACATGCCTTACATGGTTTCTATGATTGTCTAAGAGCAGAAGTTACTCCTCAAAATATTTATGTCACTTTATTAACTCCCGGATATATAGCTACTAATATTTCATATAACTCTCTTATGCCCGACGGATCTCCTAGAAAAGAGATGAGTGAAAACATTAAAAACGGTCTTCCTGTAGCTAAAGCAGCTCGACAGATTGCCAAGGGTGTCAAAAAAAAGAAAAATGAAATATTTATTGGAAAAAAATTGGGCGTAGAGCATCTATCATTATTTTTAATGCGTTTTTTTCCAGGTATACTCCATAAAGCTGTACGAGCTTTCCCTCCTAAATAA
- the tpx gene encoding thiol peroxidase yields the protein MATVTIKGNEVHTLGNLPQIGQKAKEFILTGADLSEKKLSDFTGKKVVLNIFPSVDTGTCAMSVRTFNKEASELNNTVVLCISKDLPFAQSRFCAAEGLNNVITLSAFRSDFGKDYELEFADGPLKGLLSRVVIILDEQGHVVYEEQVAETSNEPDYEKAISALK from the coding sequence ATGGCAACAGTTACAATAAAAGGAAACGAAGTACATACATTAGGTAATTTACCTCAGATAGGTCAAAAAGCTAAAGAATTTATATTAACGGGAGCTGACTTATCAGAAAAAAAACTTTCTGATTTTACTGGAAAAAAGGTAGTTCTTAATATATTTCCTAGTGTAGATACTGGAACTTGTGCAATGTCTGTGAGAACATTTAATAAAGAAGCTTCCGAGTTAAACAATACAGTAGTTTTATGTATTTCTAAAGATCTGCCCTTTGCACAATCCAGATTTTGTGCGGCCGAAGGACTAAATAATGTTATAACACTATCAGCCTTTAGATCTGACTTTGGAAAAGACTATGAGCTTGAATTTGCAGATGGGCCTTTGAAAGGTTTACTAAGCAGAGTGGTAATAATTCTTGATGAACAAGGTCATGTTGTTTATGAAGAACAAGTTGCAGAAACTTCTAATGAACCAGACTACGAAAAAGCAATTTCAGCATTAAAATAA
- the metE gene encoding 5-methyltetrahydropteroyltriglutamate--homocysteine S-methyltransferase: MQTHNLGYPRIGSNRELKKACEKFWAGKISVEELMKTGKDIRLGNWMLQKSAGIEVIPSNDFSFYDQVLDMSLMVGAIPKRYNKILVKSSNSEQELYFAMARGYQKEGIDITAMEMTKWFDTNYHYIVPEFEKNQKFSLFSTKIIDEFLEAKQEGIITKPVIIGPVSYLLLGKEKEKDFNKIELVKSLLPIYLEIIEKLKEAGVEWIQFDEPFLALDIDAEVKDALQYVYTEINKKYPFIKKMIATYFDGLKDNLDLALSLPVQALHIDLVRCPEQLDEVLDKLPENMSVSLGIIDGRNIWKNNFKNSLKIIDRASDKVGKDRVIIAPSCSLIHCPVDLDSETNEKVLSPEIKDWLAFSKQKIKEVVTLKQLAEKKDTPEFLKELEENTDSVSRRNISPLIHNQNVQDRIKNIEKVEDKRHNIFSERKEKQQKALELPLFATTTIGSFPQTAEVRSWRSKMKKGEISLSEYEDLLKKETEKAIRFQEEIGLDVLVHGEFERNDMVEYFGESLEGVAFSKNGWVQSYGSRCVKPPIIYGDVHRPEPMTVQWSAYAQSLTDKWVKGMLTGPVTILQWSFVRDDQPRKDTCYQIALAIRDEVLDLEKAGINIIQIDEPAIREGLPLRKADWENYLNWAIKAFRISSCGVKDETQIHTHMCYSEFNDIIENIADMDADVITIECSRSNMELLDVFSKFNYPNDIGPGVYDIHSPRVPSREEMVNLMKKAEEEIPTNQLWINPDCGLKTRGWDETKKALIEMVAAAEEMRASHV; the protein is encoded by the coding sequence ATGCAAACACACAATCTTGGCTACCCGCGAATTGGTAGTAACAGAGAACTTAAAAAGGCTTGTGAAAAATTTTGGGCCGGTAAAATATCAGTTGAGGAACTGATGAAAACAGGGAAAGATATCCGATTAGGAAACTGGATGTTACAGAAAAGTGCTGGAATAGAAGTAATACCTTCCAACGATTTTTCGTTTTACGATCAGGTATTGGATATGTCTTTGATGGTAGGAGCCATCCCTAAACGTTACAACAAAATTTTAGTAAAGAGCTCAAACTCTGAACAGGAGTTGTATTTTGCAATGGCAAGAGGATATCAAAAGGAAGGTATTGATATAACTGCAATGGAAATGACCAAATGGTTTGATACTAACTATCATTACATTGTACCTGAATTTGAAAAGAATCAGAAATTTTCTTTATTCTCAACAAAAATTATAGATGAATTTTTAGAAGCAAAACAAGAAGGCATTATTACAAAGCCTGTTATAATAGGTCCTGTATCGTATTTGTTGCTTGGTAAAGAAAAAGAAAAAGATTTCAATAAGATAGAATTAGTAAAAAGTCTTCTGCCGATTTATTTGGAAATCATTGAAAAATTAAAAGAAGCAGGAGTGGAATGGATACAATTCGATGAACCCTTTCTTGCATTAGATATAGACGCTGAAGTAAAGGATGCATTACAATATGTATATACCGAAATTAATAAAAAGTATCCGTTTATCAAGAAAATGATTGCTACTTACTTTGATGGTCTTAAAGATAATTTAGATCTAGCTCTCAGCTTGCCTGTGCAGGCATTACATATAGATTTGGTTCGCTGTCCTGAACAACTTGATGAAGTACTTGACAAGCTTCCGGAAAATATGTCTGTTTCTCTAGGGATTATTGATGGGAGAAACATCTGGAAAAATAATTTTAAGAATTCTTTAAAAATAATTGACAGAGCCTCAGACAAAGTAGGAAAAGATAGAGTGATAATAGCACCTTCCTGTTCTTTAATTCACTGCCCTGTAGATTTGGACTCAGAAACCAACGAAAAAGTTCTTTCTCCGGAAATTAAAGATTGGCTGGCTTTTTCCAAACAAAAAATCAAAGAGGTAGTAACACTTAAACAATTAGCAGAAAAAAAGGATACACCCGAATTTTTAAAAGAATTGGAAGAAAACACAGATTCTGTAAGTAGAAGGAATATTTCTCCGCTTATTCATAATCAAAACGTTCAGGATAGAATTAAAAATATAGAAAAAGTAGAGGATAAAAGACATAATATTTTCTCCGAAAGGAAAGAAAAACAACAAAAAGCTCTGGAATTACCCTTATTTGCTACTACAACTATAGGATCATTTCCACAAACCGCTGAAGTACGCTCGTGGCGTTCAAAAATGAAAAAAGGAGAAATTTCTCTCTCTGAATATGAAGATTTACTAAAGAAAGAAACTGAAAAGGCTATACGTTTTCAGGAAGAAATTGGATTGGATGTTCTCGTTCATGGCGAATTTGAACGAAATGATATGGTTGAATACTTTGGTGAAAGTCTGGAAGGTGTTGCATTTTCAAAAAATGGATGGGTGCAGAGCTATGGAAGCAGATGTGTAAAACCTCCAATCATTTATGGAGATGTTCATCGTCCTGAGCCTATGACTGTGCAATGGTCTGCCTATGCGCAATCTCTTACAGATAAATGGGTTAAGGGTATGTTGACAGGTCCGGTTACTATTTTGCAATGGAGTTTTGTAAGAGACGATCAACCAAGAAAAGATACCTGTTATCAAATAGCATTAGCAATTAGAGATGAAGTCCTTGATTTGGAAAAAGCAGGAATCAATATTATACAGATAGATGAACCTGCTATCAGAGAAGGATTGCCTTTAAGAAAAGCAGATTGGGAAAACTATCTTAATTGGGCAATTAAAGCATTTAGAATTTCGTCTTGTGGTGTAAAGGATGAAACGCAGATTCATACGCATATGTGCTATTCTGAGTTCAACGATATCATAGAGAATATAGCTGATATGGATGCAGATGTAATTACTATAGAATGTTCTCGTTCTAACATGGAGTTATTAGATGTATTTTCTAAATTCAATTATCCAAATGATATTGGGCCGGGTGTTTATGATATTCATTCACCAAGGGTTCCTTCGAGAGAAGAAATGGTAAATCTTATGAAGAAAGCCGAAGAAGAAATTCCTACAAATCAATTATGGATTAATCCTGATTGTGGTTTAAAAACCAGAGGCTGGGATGAAACAAAAAAAGCTCTTATAGAAATGGTAGCAGCTGCTGAAGAAATGAGAGCTTCGCATGTATAA
- a CDS encoding helix-turn-helix domain-containing protein translates to MLVDYLLGATLFLLCSLFLFPKYYNINRLVDTWFILSPIYFTVFIILLWNYSCIIVIWLFLTPLGAYMFFTFKKTIYCTIFIFIYIAILSVISHYVGPFNSFSIDKNGVFIIDMVTIINYFINMVLLLFYKNKINRAQYNAQNQHEIEKLINIRKKYLQSEFTPDELTKYSELFTKISDYVEVKEPFKKSDFTISELSSALNSNSSYVSRAIRMNGFSNFNNFMNSYRINYVKQQLLQNRHQQYTLCYIYTEAGFTHQSTFNRIFKDFTELTPSQYIQEIKNIPQKDL, encoded by the coding sequence ATGTTAGTAGATTACTTGCTGGGTGCAACTCTTTTTTTGCTTTGTTCACTTTTTTTATTTCCCAAATATTATAATATTAATCGTTTAGTAGATACCTGGTTTATCTTAAGTCCTATATATTTTACAGTTTTTATTATTCTTTTATGGAATTATTCATGCATTATTGTTATATGGTTGTTTCTAACCCCGTTGGGTGCTTATATGTTTTTCACTTTTAAAAAAACTATATACTGTACAATATTTATTTTCATTTATATAGCTATTCTTTCTGTCATATCTCATTATGTAGGTCCCTTTAATAGCTTTAGTATTGACAAAAATGGTGTTTTTATTATTGATATGGTAACCATTATTAATTACTTTATAAATATGGTCCTTTTACTTTTTTATAAAAACAAAATTAACAGAGCACAGTATAATGCTCAAAATCAACATGAAATTGAAAAATTGATAAATATTAGAAAGAAATATTTACAATCAGAATTTACGCCGGATGAATTAACTAAGTATAGTGAATTGTTTACAAAAATAAGTGACTATGTGGAAGTGAAAGAACCCTTTAAAAAATCTGATTTCACCATATCAGAATTATCTTCTGCTTTAAATTCAAATAGCTCCTACGTATCCAGAGCTATACGTATGAACGGTTTTTCAAATTTTAACAATTTCATGAATTCTTATAGAATCAATTATGTAAAACAACAGCTTCTTCAAAATCGTCATCAACAATATACTTTATGCTATATTTATACTGAGGCGGGTTTTACTCATCAGTCAACTTTTAACAGAATTTTTAAAGATTTTACTGAACTTACGCCTTCCCAGTACATTCAAGAAATAAAAAATATCCCTCAAAAAGATTTGTAA
- a CDS encoding NUDIX hydrolase, translated as MQPIFKYCPNCQSSDLNFSNGNKIYCSNCDFEYYHNTAGAVAVIIQKNDEILLTVRNKDPKKGFLDLAGGFVDPAETVEHSCARELEEELKIVIDKSKLKYINSNPNTYVYKDILYNTIDLFFLYRDDHLIIEDFDSLELNGFVWKKLESINLDELAFESQKKTLSMLINKKRNI; from the coding sequence ATGCAGCCTATCTTTAAATATTGCCCGAATTGTCAAAGCTCTGACCTTAATTTTAGTAATGGAAATAAGATTTATTGCTCAAATTGTGATTTTGAATATTATCATAATACTGCTGGAGCTGTTGCTGTTATTATTCAAAAAAATGATGAGATACTACTTACTGTCAGAAATAAAGATCCAAAAAAAGGTTTTCTTGATTTGGCTGGAGGTTTTGTAGATCCGGCCGAAACTGTTGAACATAGTTGTGCAAGAGAATTGGAAGAAGAACTAAAAATAGTTATAGATAAGTCTAAACTTAAATATATCAATTCAAATCCTAATACTTATGTATATAAAGATATTCTTTATAATACTATAGATTTATTTTTTTTATACAGAGATGATCATTTAATTATAGAAGATTTTGACTCACTAGAATTAAATGGATTTGTCTGGAAAAAATTAGAGAGTATAAATCTGGATGAGCTAGCTTTTGAAAGCCAAAAGAAAACTTTATCTATGTTGATAAATAAAAAAAGAAACATATAA
- a CDS encoding DUF421 domain-containing protein, with the protein MDLKNAFFGSFNLVDNIFIGIKLVVAFIAVLVYIKLIGRTILNQVSGIDLIQNIVLGGLVGGILYNPGISILEFGIVLLIWTIIIYFIAFFSKKYSRLRGLIEGPIIPLVLKGKLNVEGFKKAKMDIMTYANVLKNDGIYDISKVYFAQMEQDGSITAFTDDYDKYAVLLVIEGEINHVYLEGIDKTEDWLKEELKKEGYEDVSEIFLAQWSPEKFFIVPKSQDHKIKINK; encoded by the coding sequence ATGGATTTAAAAAATGCTTTTTTCGGTAGTTTTAATTTGGTTGACAACATTTTTATTGGAATAAAACTTGTTGTAGCATTTATAGCTGTTTTAGTTTACATTAAGCTTATTGGGCGAACAATCCTAAATCAGGTATCAGGTATAGACCTTATTCAGAATATTGTTTTAGGAGGTCTCGTCGGAGGGATATTATACAATCCGGGTATTTCTATATTAGAGTTTGGGATAGTCTTATTGATATGGACCATAATTATATATTTTATTGCTTTTTTTTCGAAAAAATATAGCCGTTTAAGAGGATTGATTGAAGGGCCTATTATTCCCTTGGTACTTAAAGGAAAACTCAATGTTGAAGGATTTAAAAAAGCAAAAATGGATATTATGACCTATGCAAACGTTTTGAAAAATGATGGAATCTATGATATATCTAAAGTGTATTTTGCACAAATGGAGCAAGATGGGTCGATTACAGCTTTTACAGATGATTATGACAAATACGCAGTTTTATTAGTTATAGAAGGGGAAATTAATCATGTTTATCTGGAAGGAATAGATAAAACGGAAGACTGGCTTAAGGAAGAGCTTAAAAAAGAAGGATATGAAGACGTATCCGAAATTTTTTTAGCACAGTGGTCGCCTGAAAAATTTTTTATTGTTCCAAAAAGCCAGGATCATAAGATAAAGATAAATAAATAA
- the fbaA gene encoding class II fructose-bisphosphate aldolase: MSRKFPAGVATGSLVKEIFDYAKEKQFALPACNVIGSSNINAALETAVKVNAPIIIQFSNGGAQFNAGKGFKNDNVRADVLGAIAGAKHIHTLAEAYGATVILHTDHCAKKLLPWIDGLLDASEEFYKKEGKTLYSSHMLDLSEESLEENLEISAKYFERMAKMGMTLEVEIGITGGEEDGVDNSDVDSSKLYTQPEDVYKTYQALHSISPDFTIAAAFGNVHGVYKPGNVKLEPKILRNSQEYIQKQIGGSEKPINFVFHGGSGSSLEEIREAISYGVIKMNIDTDLQFAYLEGVRDYVETNIEYLRTQVGNPTGEDSPNKKYYDPRVWVRKSEESFGKRLEQSFKDLNNIDTL, encoded by the coding sequence ATGAGTAGAAAGTTTCCTGCCGGTGTTGCAACCGGTTCGTTGGTTAAAGAAATATTTGATTACGCAAAAGAAAAACAATTTGCCTTGCCTGCTTGTAATGTGATTGGTTCCAGTAATATAAATGCGGCCTTAGAAACTGCAGTAAAAGTAAATGCTCCTATTATTATACAATTTTCAAATGGAGGAGCACAGTTCAATGCCGGAAAAGGTTTTAAAAATGATAATGTTAGAGCAGACGTTTTAGGAGCTATAGCAGGAGCTAAACATATTCACACTTTAGCTGAAGCTTATGGTGCTACAGTAATTTTACATACAGACCATTGCGCTAAAAAATTACTTCCTTGGATAGACGGTTTGCTAGATGCAAGTGAAGAATTTTATAAAAAAGAAGGTAAAACACTATACTCTTCACATATGCTGGACTTATCAGAAGAATCTTTAGAAGAAAACCTTGAGATTTCGGCTAAATATTTCGAAAGAATGGCTAAAATGGGAATGACTCTTGAAGTAGAAATAGGAATTACAGGTGGTGAAGAAGACGGAGTGGATAACTCTGATGTTGATAGCTCTAAACTATATACTCAGCCGGAAGATGTTTACAAAACATATCAGGCATTACATTCAATTAGTCCAGACTTCACAATAGCTGCTGCTTTTGGTAATGTTCATGGAGTTTATAAGCCGGGTAATGTTAAATTAGAACCGAAAATATTAAGAAATTCTCAGGAGTATATTCAAAAACAAATTGGCGGTTCTGAAAAACCTATCAACTTTGTATTCCATGGAGGTTCTGGATCTTCTTTGGAGGAAATTAGAGAAGCTATTAGTTACGGAGTAATAAAAATGAATATAGATACAGATTTACAGTTTGCTTATCTTGAAGGAGTAAGAGATTATGTAGAAACTAATATAGAATATCTGAGAACTCAGGTAGGTAACCCAACAGGAGAAGATTCTCCAAATAAAAAATATTATGATCCAAGAGTTTGGGTTCGTAAATCAGAAGAATCTTTTGGGAAAAGACTGGAACAATCCTTTAAAGATTTAAATAATATTGATACTCTTTAA
- a CDS encoding MGMT family protein — protein sequence MKDETFYEKVYQIVKKIPVGKVTTYGLIAEYLGTKKSARLVGYAMNNSHSLQIPAHRVVNRNGLLTGKHQFPIPTLMQELLENEGVIIKNDQIVNFTDCLWIPKDQNNL from the coding sequence ATGAAAGATGAGACATTTTACGAAAAAGTGTATCAAATTGTAAAAAAAATTCCTGTGGGTAAGGTTACTACTTATGGCTTAATTGCAGAATATTTGGGCACTAAAAAGTCTGCTCGTTTAGTAGGCTATGCAATGAACAATTCACATTCTTTACAAATTCCCGCCCACCGAGTAGTTAATAGAAATGGCTTGTTAACAGGTAAACATCAATTTCCTATTCCTACACTCATGCAGGAATTACTGGAAAATGAAGGAGTAATTATTAAAAATGATCAAATAGTTAATTTTACGGACTGTCTTTGGATTCCTAAAGACCAAAATAATTTATAA
- a CDS encoding CDP-alcohol phosphatidyltransferase family protein, translating to MKHLPNILTLANLFCGSIACIFAIINAPTSLILYLLIASLIFDFFDGFVARAVRASGPLGKELDSLADMVTFGLLPGILMFKLLGGNLILNSFLSQSFTLTAHSIFPFFGLLITLFSALRLAKFNLDEEQSYYFKGLPTPANTIFIFAIYWIIEKNSTIFWNNSLILFFLTILSSYILVANLPLLALKFKSLKWKDNSLVFSFIILCVVLLLLLQISAIPIIVFLYIIISILFRKKIISNGTKTT from the coding sequence ATGAAACATCTCCCCAATATACTTACTCTTGCAAATTTATTTTGTGGAAGTATCGCTTGTATTTTTGCAATAATTAATGCTCCTACCTCACTTATTTTGTATTTACTTATTGCTTCTCTGATTTTTGATTTTTTTGATGGTTTTGTTGCTAGAGCTGTACGAGCTTCCGGTCCTTTAGGTAAAGAATTGGATAGTCTTGCTGACATGGTTACCTTTGGCTTATTACCAGGAATATTAATGTTTAAATTGCTAGGTGGTAATTTAATTTTGAATAGTTTTCTTTCTCAATCATTTACACTTACGGCTCATTCTATATTTCCTTTTTTTGGGCTGTTAATCACATTATTTTCGGCTTTACGTTTGGCAAAATTCAATCTTGACGAAGAACAAAGCTATTATTTTAAAGGGTTGCCTACTCCTGCTAATACTATTTTTATCTTTGCTATTTATTGGATTATCGAAAAAAATTCAACTATATTCTGGAATAATAGTCTGATTCTTTTTTTTCTCACAATTTTAAGTTCCTATATTCTTGTTGCTAATCTTCCTCTGTTAGCATTAAAATTTAAGAGTTTGAAATGGAAAGATAATTCGCTTGTTTTTTCATTTATCATTCTGTGTGTTGTTTTATTACTTTTACTTCAAATTTCAGCAATCCCAATTATAGTATTCCTATATATAATCATATCAATCTTATTCAGAAAAAAAATAATATCTAATGGAACTAAAACTACATAA
- a CDS encoding fumarylacetoacetate hydrolase family protein → MKIICVGRNYSNHAKELNNDIPKEPVLFLKPDTAILRPGEDFYIPEFSDNLQHEVELLLKICKTGKYIQPEFAENYYSEIGLGIDFTARDLQDKLKDKGLPWEISKAFDHSALIGNFVTKDKVNLENVNFSLLKNGNMQQQGNSSDMLFPFNTLVSYISQFFTLKTGDIIFTGTPSGVSAVKENDILEGFIENEKFFEIAIR, encoded by the coding sequence ATGAAAATTATATGTGTGGGAAGAAACTATAGCAATCATGCTAAGGAGCTTAATAATGACATTCCTAAAGAACCTGTATTATTTTTAAAACCGGACACAGCAATACTTAGACCGGGTGAAGATTTTTATATTCCTGAATTTAGTGATAATTTACAGCATGAAGTCGAATTATTGCTGAAAATATGTAAAACAGGAAAGTATATTCAACCTGAATTCGCTGAAAATTATTACTCCGAAATAGGCCTTGGAATTGATTTTACTGCTCGCGACTTACAGGATAAACTTAAGGATAAAGGTCTTCCTTGGGAAATATCTAAAGCTTTTGATCATTCCGCTTTAATTGGAAATTTTGTTACTAAAGATAAAGTCAATCTAGAAAATGTTAATTTTTCTTTATTAAAAAACGGAAATATGCAACAGCAAGGAAATTCTTCCGATATGCTTTTTCCTTTTAATACGCTCGTTTCTTATATATCCCAGTTTTTTACATTAAAAACCGGAGATATTATTTTTACCGGAACTCCTTCTGGTGTTTCAGCTGTAAAGGAAAATGACATTTTGGAAGGTTTTATTGAAAATGAGAAATTTTTTGAGATAGCTATAAGATAA
- a CDS encoding 3'-5' exonuclease: protein MELKLHKSICFFDLETTGINVSKDRIVEISILKVNPNQSKESKTWKVNPQIPIPKESSLIHGIYDTDVENAPIFKDIAPQILEMIKDSDLAGYNSNRFDIPLLAEELLRNDFEFDIKKHRPIDVQVIFHKMEPRTLAAAYKFYCDSDLENAHSASADTLATYEVLKAQVEKYDAVENDMKFLHEFTTQNKNADLAGFVGLDKEGDEIFNFGKHKGKKLKEIFKSDQGYYSWLMNADFPLYSKKIFTRTKLKSVL, encoded by the coding sequence ATGGAACTAAAACTACATAAATCAATCTGCTTTTTTGATCTGGAAACTACCGGAATTAATGTCAGTAAAGACCGAATAGTTGAAATAAGTATTTTAAAGGTCAATCCCAATCAGTCCAAAGAAAGTAAAACATGGAAAGTCAATCCCCAGATACCCATTCCTAAAGAATCATCTCTTATACATGGTATTTATGATACGGATGTTGAAAATGCTCCAATATTTAAAGACATAGCTCCTCAGATATTAGAAATGATTAAAGATTCTGATCTGGCTGGATACAATTCTAATCGTTTTGATATTCCTTTACTTGCTGAAGAACTATTACGAAATGATTTTGAATTTGATATTAAAAAACATCGTCCTATTGATGTACAGGTTATTTTTCACAAAATGGAACCTAGAACTTTAGCTGCTGCGTATAAGTTTTATTGTGATTCTGATCTTGAAAATGCTCATTCCGCATCTGCTGATACCTTAGCTACTTATGAGGTTTTAAAGGCTCAAGTAGAAAAATATGATGCTGTTGAAAATGACATGAAGTTTCTGCATGAGTTTACCACTCAGAATAAAAATGCTGATTTAGCCGGTTTTGTAGGCCTGGATAAAGAGGGCGATGAGATTTTTAATTTTGGAAAACACAAAGGGAAAAAATTAAAAGAAATTTTTAAATCTGATCAAGGTTATTATTCTTGGTTAATGAATGCTGATTTTCCTTTATATTCAAAAAAAATATTTACAAGAACTAAATTAAAAAGTGTATTATGA
- a CDS encoding SIMPL domain-containing protein gives MRKGLVVSTLIASLGLIISAYFLGNSFKNKNLTTSISVKGLGTKDFISDLIVWNGDFSKKSMDLKTAYSDLEQDRKKIRDYLVSKGFKDNELVFSSVDINKQYDYYNTDGGRSSVFSGYQLDQTVSIESKDVEKVENLSREITELINSGVELYSKAPSYYYTKLADLKIQMIADATQDARKRAEEIAKNAGGKLGKLKTANLGVFQITAQNSSDDEYSWGGTFNTSSKNKTASVTIRLEYEVK, from the coding sequence ATGAGAAAAGGATTAGTTGTATCAACATTAATAGCTTCTTTAGGTTTAATAATATCAGCCTATTTTTTAGGTAATTCTTTCAAAAATAAAAATCTGACTACTTCTATTTCAGTTAAAGGTTTAGGTACTAAAGATTTCATATCTGATTTGATTGTATGGAATGGCGATTTTTCAAAGAAAAGCATGGATTTAAAAACGGCATATTCGGATTTAGAGCAAGATAGGAAAAAAATAAGAGATTATCTGGTGTCAAAAGGGTTCAAAGATAATGAGCTGGTTTTTTCTTCTGTAGATATTAATAAACAGTATGATTATTATAATACAGATGGAGGGAGAAGTTCTGTATTTTCAGGTTATCAATTAGATCAAACAGTGTCCATTGAATCCAAAGATGTCGAAAAAGTTGAAAATTTATCACGTGAAATAACCGAACTAATTAATAGTGGCGTTGAACTTTATTCAAAAGCCCCTTCTTATTATTATACAAAATTAGCGGATTTAAAAATTCAGATGATTGCAGATGCTACTCAAGATGCGAGAAAAAGAGCAGAGGAAATAGCTAAAAATGCAGGAGGTAAATTAGGTAAATTAAAAACAGCAAATTTAGGTGTTTTTCAAATTACAGCACAAAATTCATCTGATGATGAATATTCTTGGGGAGGAACATTTAATACCTCTTCCAAAAATAAAACAGCAAGTGTGACTATTCGATTGGAGTATGAAGTTAAATAG
- a CDS encoding acyl-CoA thioesterase, producing the protein MDLNLEERKKKSESRILKAVFPGTTNHYDTLFGGTAMQWMDEVAFITATRFCHKQMVTVRSDKIDFKKSIPAGTIVELIGNVIEIGNTSLKVKVEIFIEQMYYEHREKAVTGEFTFVAVGDDKRPVSVLD; encoded by the coding sequence ATGGATCTAAACCTGGAAGAAAGAAAGAAAAAATCGGAATCAAGAATTTTAAAAGCTGTATTTCCTGGTACAACAAATCATTATGACACTTTATTCGGAGGAACTGCTATGCAGTGGATGGATGAAGTTGCTTTTATTACAGCGACAAGATTTTGCCACAAGCAAATGGTTACCGTTAGAAGTGATAAAATTGATTTTAAAAAATCCATACCTGCAGGAACAATTGTGGAACTGATTGGGAATGTAATAGAAATTGGAAACACCAGTTTAAAAGTAAAAGTGGAAATATTTATTGAACAAATGTATTATGAACATAGAGAAAAAGCTGTTACTGGTGAATTTACTTTTGTTGCTGTAGGAGATGATAAAAGGCCGGTTTCTGTTTTAGATTAA